From Acidihalobacter aeolianus, a single genomic window includes:
- the argE gene encoding acetylornithine deacetylase has protein sequence MPAPPLEQMLAELIATPSVSSVSPAFDSGNLALVEKLAGWLEDAGFRVEIIPLEHFPDKANLIATLGEGEGGLVLSGHTDTVPFDDGLWTHDPFRLTAADGRFYGLGTADMKSFLALAIEAARGLDPARLEHPLIIVGTADEESSMDGARMLTRLGRPRARYCVIGEPTDLRPVRMHKGIIMEAVRVTGHSGHSSDPDRGRNALEGMHHVMGELLAWRDELRRQHHPAFAVPYPTLNLGHVHGGDNPNRICASCELHFDLRPLPGMHIEALREELHHRVGRALEGRGLGFETHPLFFGIEAFETPADAALVTTLVELSGHPAQAVAFGTEAPFFRDLGIETVVIGPGSIDQAHQPDEYIEQAALGQTVDMLRELIRRLCLAH, from the coding sequence ATGCCCGCGCCACCGCTCGAACAGATGCTCGCCGAACTCATCGCCACCCCGTCGGTGAGCAGCGTCTCGCCCGCCTTCGACAGCGGTAACCTCGCTCTGGTGGAAAAACTCGCCGGCTGGCTGGAGGACGCCGGCTTCCGGGTCGAGATCATTCCACTGGAACATTTTCCGGACAAGGCCAACCTGATCGCCACCCTCGGCGAGGGCGAGGGCGGGCTCGTGCTCTCCGGGCACACCGACACCGTGCCCTTCGACGACGGCCTGTGGACCCACGATCCGTTCCGCCTGACCGCGGCCGACGGCCGCTTCTACGGCCTCGGCACCGCGGACATGAAGAGCTTTCTCGCGCTCGCCATCGAGGCCGCACGCGGGCTCGACCCGGCCCGGCTGGAGCATCCGCTGATCATCGTCGGCACCGCCGACGAGGAAAGCAGCATGGACGGCGCACGCATGCTCACCCGCCTGGGCCGGCCGCGCGCGCGCTACTGCGTGATCGGCGAGCCGACCGACCTGCGTCCGGTGCGCATGCACAAGGGCATCATCATGGAGGCGGTGCGCGTGACCGGGCACAGCGGCCATTCCAGCGACCCGGATCGCGGCCGCAATGCCCTCGAGGGCATGCACCACGTGATGGGCGAACTGCTCGCTTGGCGCGACGAACTGCGCCGCCAGCACCACCCCGCCTTCGCCGTGCCCTACCCCACGCTCAACCTCGGCCATGTACACGGCGGCGACAACCCCAACCGCATCTGCGCGAGCTGCGAGCTGCATTTCGACCTGCGCCCGCTGCCCGGCATGCACATCGAGGCGCTGCGCGAGGAACTGCACCACCGCGTCGGCCGAGCGCTGGAGGGCCGTGGCCTCGGCTTCGAAACCCACCCACTGTTCTTTGGCATCGAGGCTTTCGAGACCCCCGCCGACGCCGCCCTGGTCACGACCCTGGTCGAACTCAGCGGCCACCCTGCTCAGGCTGTTGCCTTCGGCACCGAGGCGCCTTTCTTCCGCGACCTCGGCATCGAAACCGTGGTCATCGGCCCCGGCAGCATCGATCAGGCGCACCAGCCGGACGAATACATCGAACAGGCCGCGCTGGGACAGACAGTCGACATGCTGCGCGAACTGATCCGACGCCTGTGCCTCGCACACTGA
- the argA gene encoding amino-acid N-acetyltransferase, protein MSKTAAHNPNIAWFRQAAPYIHAHRGRTFVVAFGGEAIADTTFPDLVHDIALLASLGVRVVLVHGARPQIEARLKAAGRELHYANGLRITDAAAMSSVIAGIADARAEVEARLSMSIADTPMSGMRLTVVGGNHVIAKPVGVRDGIDYQHTGEVRRVETGAIRPHLDLGHLVLISPRGYSPTGEMFNLSAAEVATAVACALRADKLIFLEETTGLRDARRRPLRQIGLAEAQALLGGRRRLTDETRRHLHGAIDACLNGVRRVHLVDRRIDGALLLELYTRDGVGTLISTGGYEHLRPAMIDDVAGILSLIAPLEAEGVLVRRSREQLELEIGHFSVIERDGLIIACAALYGFADEDVGELACLVVHPDYRHQGHGDTLLAHIEERARHRGLQRLFVLTTRTAHWFRERGFVPGQIDQLPVARRALYNYQRNSRIFLKTLD, encoded by the coding sequence GTGAGCAAGACCGCAGCCCACAATCCGAACATCGCCTGGTTCCGCCAGGCCGCGCCGTACATCCACGCACACCGTGGCCGCACCTTCGTCGTCGCCTTCGGCGGCGAGGCCATCGCGGACACAACCTTCCCCGATCTGGTGCACGACATCGCCCTGCTCGCCAGCCTGGGCGTGCGCGTGGTGCTGGTGCACGGTGCCCGCCCGCAGATCGAGGCACGACTGAAGGCGGCCGGCCGGGAACTGCATTACGCAAACGGACTGCGCATCACCGACGCGGCCGCGATGAGCTCGGTGATCGCGGGCATCGCGGACGCCCGCGCCGAGGTCGAGGCGCGCCTGTCCATGAGCATCGCCGACACGCCGATGTCCGGCATGCGCCTGACCGTGGTCGGCGGCAATCACGTGATCGCCAAGCCGGTCGGCGTGCGCGACGGCATCGACTACCAGCACACCGGCGAGGTGCGCCGCGTCGAGACCGGCGCCATCCGCCCGCATCTCGATCTGGGCCATCTGGTGCTGATTTCCCCGCGCGGCTATTCGCCCACCGGGGAGATGTTCAACCTCAGCGCGGCCGAGGTCGCGACCGCCGTGGCCTGCGCGCTGCGCGCCGACAAGCTCATTTTCCTGGAGGAAACCACGGGTCTGCGCGACGCACGCCGGCGTCCGCTGCGCCAGATCGGCCTCGCCGAAGCACAGGCCCTGCTCGGCGGCAGGCGGCGGCTGACCGACGAGACGCGCCGGCATCTGCACGGTGCCATCGACGCCTGCCTGAACGGCGTACGGCGCGTGCATCTGGTCGACCGGCGCATCGACGGCGCGCTACTGCTCGAGCTTTACACCCGCGACGGCGTCGGCACCCTGATCAGCACCGGCGGCTACGAGCACCTGCGCCCGGCAATGATCGACGACGTCGCCGGCATCCTCTCGCTGATCGCCCCGCTGGAGGCGGAGGGCGTGCTGGTGCGTCGCTCGCGCGAACAGCTCGAACTCGAGATCGGCCATTTCAGCGTGATCGAACGCGACGGACTCATCATCGCGTGCGCCGCGCTCTACGGTTTCGCCGACGAAGACGTCGGCGAGCTGGCCTGCCTCGTGGTGCACCCGGACTACCGCCATCAGGGCCATGGCGACACCCTGCTCGCGCACATCGAGGAGCGCGCACGCCATCGGGGCCTGCAACGCCTGTTCGTGCTCACCACGCGCACCGCCCACTGGTTCCGTGAACGCGGGTTCGTGCCCGGGCAGATCGATCAGCTTCCGGTGGCCCGCCGAGCGCTCTACAACTACCAACGCAACTCGCGGATATTCCTCAAGACGCTCGACTGA